A genomic window from Chlorobium phaeobacteroides DSM 266 includes:
- a CDS encoding ATP-binding protein, whose product MIPLHQVHYKLTLIGPSGTGKSYLAGGLCHEALNLGYHELFRTMDELIHTIRLKEVTTAAAREFKRIMHARLPVIEDIMMLPLENTVAVGLFQLVNQLHEQASFIITTNKSPKDWAEMLDRLLYKCEVIKLTGKSYRLEHRTTIFEQQQPAEGGATRRKNQLSLQKVVVDHGKMT is encoded by the coding sequence TTGATTCCTCTACACCAAGTCCACTACAAGCTTACTCTTATCGGGCCAAGCGGCACCGGCAAAAGCTATCTTGCCGGCGGTCTCTGCCATGAAGCCCTCAATCTCGGTTATCACGAACTGTTCCGAACTATGGATGAGCTCATCCATACCATCAGGCTCAAGGAAGTTACAACGGCGGCGGCAAGGGAGTTCAAGCGAATAATGCATGCGCGCCTGCCGGTTATTGAGGATATCATGATGTTACCGCTTGAAAACACGGTTGCCGTCGGTCTGTTCCAGCTCGTCAACCAGCTTCATGAACAGGCATCATTCATTATTACGACCAATAAAAGCCCGAAAGATTGGGCGGAGATGCTTGATCGGCTGCTCTACAAATGCGAAGTCATCAAACTAACCGGTAAAAGCTACCGGCTCGAACACCGTACAACCATCTTCGAACAACAGCAACCGGCAGAAGGAGGCGCCACACGCAGAAAAAATCAGCTATCGCTTCAAAAAGTCGTAGTAGATCATGGCAAAATGACGTAA
- a CDS encoding pyridoxamine 5'-phosphate oxidase family protein: MIPEKLTEVLKHDGVVAIATLGQDGPHMVNTWNSYVRITDDERILIPVGYMHRTEANIAFNNQVLITLGSRKVDGNMGPGAGFLIKGTACIEVSGSDFAVVKAKFAWARAVMAVTASSIEQTL; encoded by the coding sequence ATGATCCCAGAGAAATTGACAGAAGTTTTAAAGCATGACGGAGTGGTTGCGATTGCAACATTGGGGCAGGACGGCCCTCATATGGTCAATACCTGGAACAGTTATGTACGGATTACCGATGATGAACGGATCCTGATTCCTGTCGGGTATATGCATCGTACTGAAGCGAACATTGCTTTTAACAATCAGGTATTGATTACCCTGGGAAGTCGTAAGGTAGATGGAAATATGGGGCCTGGTGCAGGTTTTCTGATTAAAGGCACAGCGTGCATCGAAGTCTCCGGTTCTGATTTTGCCGTTGTCAAAGCAAAATTTGCATGGGCACGTGCCGTAATGGCCGTAACCGCCAGTTCTATTGAACAGACTTTGTAG
- a CDS encoding efflux RND transporter periplasmic adaptor subunit — protein sequence MMKRSYIIAGLLVTLIAGWYLWPKGSSEQRQDSGMKPEVSVVTMKPELLVLTKELPGRTSAVRMAEIRPQVSGIVTKRFFVEGSLVKQGQQLYQIDPATYQAACNSAKANLGKAEANVKSVLAKAARYEELVKIGGVSRQEYDDAKANLAQARADVDIARSEVSSAGINLDYTRVMSPISGRIGQSKVTEGALVNANQATPLAVVQQLDQIYVDVSQSSDELLQLRQRHQGQVGDPGVESAPVQLLVDGKPKGQPGTLKFSDVTVNPSTGTVLLRILFPNPGNEILPGMFVHARLEQWRDEQAILVPQKSVSRSADGSVSVWVVGPDGKANPRPIIVTEVVGDRWLVSSGLKASEKVVYEGIMKIQPGMAVKTVEATLPPVQAK from the coding sequence ATGATGAAAAGGTCGTATATCATCGCCGGTTTGCTTGTCACCCTGATTGCTGGCTGGTACCTGTGGCCGAAGGGATCGTCAGAGCAGCGTCAGGATTCCGGCATGAAACCGGAGGTCAGTGTCGTGACCATGAAACCCGAACTCCTCGTATTGACAAAAGAGCTGCCGGGGCGGACTTCGGCTGTACGTATGGCAGAAATCCGGCCGCAGGTGAGCGGCATTGTTACGAAGCGCTTCTTCGTGGAAGGAAGCCTTGTTAAACAGGGTCAGCAACTCTACCAGATCGACCCTGCGACCTATCAAGCCGCCTGTAACAGTGCAAAAGCCAATCTCGGCAAAGCCGAGGCCAACGTGAAATCGGTTTTGGCAAAAGCAGCTCGCTACGAAGAACTGGTCAAAATCGGTGGCGTCAGCCGGCAGGAGTACGACGATGCAAAAGCGAACCTTGCCCAGGCGAGGGCGGATGTCGACATCGCCAGATCCGAAGTTTCCTCGGCCGGCATCAACCTCGACTACACCAGGGTCATGTCTCCGATTTCCGGACGAATCGGCCAATCGAAGGTGACCGAGGGGGCTCTGGTCAATGCCAATCAAGCCACGCCCCTTGCTGTAGTGCAACAGCTCGACCAGATCTACGTGGACGTTTCCCAGTCGAGCGATGAACTGTTACAGCTGCGACAGCGCCATCAAGGCCAGGTTGGCGATCCCGGTGTCGAGAGTGCTCCTGTCCAGCTTCTGGTGGACGGAAAACCCAAAGGACAACCCGGCACGTTAAAGTTCTCGGATGTAACGGTCAACCCGAGCACAGGAACGGTCCTGTTGCGAATATTGTTCCCCAACCCCGGCAATGAAATCCTCCCCGGCATGTTCGTTCATGCACGTCTTGAACAGTGGAGAGACGAGCAGGCCATCCTCGTACCGCAGAAATCGGTCAGCAGAAGTGCGGACGGATCGGTTTCGGTCTGGGTTGTCGGACCGGACGGCAAAGCAAACCCCCGCCCGATCATCGTTACGGAAGTTGTCGGAGACAGGTGGCTTGTAAGCAGCGGACTCAAAGCAAGCGAGAAGGTCGTGTACGAAGGCATCATGAAAATCCAGCCGGGCATGGCGGTCAAAACCGTCGAAGCAACACTGCCACCCGTGCAGGCTAAATAA
- a CDS encoding efflux RND transporter permease subunit: protein MSGFFIERPVFAWVISICIMLGGIIAINILPVEQYPRIAAPTINISASYPGASSEAVENSVTQVIEQALTGIDHLRYFSSGSDSNGNVTITVTFEPEANPDIAQVQVQNKLQSIMSNLPQQVQQQGIKVTKGDTGFLMVVGVYSDDPRIDEYAMNDFINSKLLDPLSRVPGVGNIQVFGQPYSMRIWLDPHRMASFNLTTTEVQTAITAQNADVSAGQLGGTPSVPGQQLNATITAQSRLKSVGDFEKIMLKVNTDGSQVRLRDVARVELGVQNYDMTTRFNGKPAAGMAITLATGANALNTANLVKAKMTALKPLLPPGVQIVYPFDTTPFVKTSIEGVVHTLIEAVILVFFVMFLFLQNFRATLVPTIAVPVVLLGTFGVMSVFGFSINTLSMFAMVLAIGLLVDDAIVVVENVERIMEEERLSPLEATKKSMKQISSALIGIALVLSAVFVPMAFFKGSTGTIYRQFSITIVSAMLLSVLVALILTPALCASLLRPVRADGNLYGTGPLGRFFAWFNGKFNRNRERYVKGARVMTESVNRSLLGFMLVVVLLVIVLLRIPTAFLPDEDQGFLFVQLSTPSGATKERTLESVKTMERYLLNQEKENIESVFSVTGFSFAGQGQNSAMGFVQLKDWSSRKNKGQDVASIAGRIMGAMSSVKDAMIFAFYPPAVMELGNASGFDLQLVDRTGKGHEALMAARNQLLGMAAKNPSLSGVRPNGLEDVPQFKIDIDHEKASAFGVSIADINSTLQTAWGSSYVNDFLHDGRIKKVFMQGDAPYRMNPSDVDIWHVRNSNGDMVPFSSFSSGRWSFGSPKLERFNGISSVNIQGAPAPGVSSGDAMAVMAKLAGTLPEGFGIEWTGLSYEERAAGQQTVLLYTLSLLFVFLCLAALYESWSVPIAVMLVVPLGVLGTVLATFLSGLSNDVYFKVGLLTTVGLTAKNAILIVEFAKTLYESGMNLQEAVLSAAGQRLRPIVMTSMAFILGVTPLAFSSGAGSASQHAIGIGVIGGMLSGTILTIFFVPLFFILVQSRFARKTATDTAVNQNDKGSNHEH from the coding sequence ATGTCCGGATTTTTTATCGAGCGACCCGTCTTTGCCTGGGTGATCTCCATCTGTATCATGCTCGGCGGAATCATAGCCATCAATATCCTGCCGGTCGAGCAATATCCGCGCATCGCGGCGCCGACCATCAACATCAGCGCCAGCTATCCCGGCGCATCTTCCGAAGCGGTTGAAAACAGCGTGACGCAGGTCATCGAACAGGCTCTTACCGGTATCGATCATCTCCGCTACTTCAGCTCAGGGAGCGATTCGAACGGCAACGTCACCATCACGGTGACATTCGAACCTGAAGCCAATCCCGATATTGCCCAGGTGCAGGTGCAGAACAAGTTGCAGTCGATCATGTCGAACCTGCCCCAACAGGTACAGCAGCAGGGTATCAAGGTGACCAAGGGAGATACCGGCTTTCTGATGGTCGTGGGCGTCTATTCGGACGATCCCCGGATCGATGAATACGCGATGAACGATTTCATCAACTCGAAGCTCCTCGATCCGCTGAGTCGCGTACCCGGCGTCGGTAACATCCAGGTGTTCGGGCAGCCCTATTCGATGCGTATCTGGCTTGATCCCCACCGCATGGCGAGCTTCAACCTCACCACCACCGAGGTCCAGACAGCCATCACGGCACAGAATGCCGACGTCTCCGCCGGCCAGCTGGGAGGAACGCCATCGGTTCCGGGCCAGCAACTGAATGCCACCATTACAGCGCAGTCGCGCCTGAAAAGCGTCGGAGATTTCGAAAAGATCATGCTGAAGGTCAATACCGACGGCTCCCAGGTCCGCCTAAGGGATGTCGCCCGCGTCGAACTCGGCGTACAGAACTACGACATGACCACGCGCTTCAACGGCAAACCGGCTGCAGGCATGGCCATCACCCTGGCGACCGGGGCAAACGCCCTGAACACCGCCAATCTGGTCAAAGCGAAAATGACTGCCCTTAAACCGCTGCTCCCGCCGGGTGTGCAGATCGTTTACCCATTCGACACGACACCATTCGTCAAGACATCGATCGAAGGGGTTGTCCATACCCTGATCGAGGCGGTCATCCTCGTCTTCTTCGTCATGTTCCTGTTTCTCCAGAACTTCCGCGCCACGCTGGTCCCCACCATCGCGGTTCCTGTCGTGCTGCTGGGTACCTTCGGGGTGATGTCGGTTTTCGGCTTCTCCATCAACACCCTCAGCATGTTCGCCATGGTGCTCGCCATCGGATTGCTTGTCGATGACGCCATTGTCGTGGTAGAGAACGTCGAACGCATCATGGAAGAGGAGCGACTCTCCCCGCTGGAGGCGACAAAAAAATCCATGAAGCAGATCTCCAGCGCGCTGATCGGCATCGCCCTTGTGCTCTCGGCCGTATTCGTGCCGATGGCCTTCTTCAAAGGGTCCACGGGAACGATCTACCGTCAGTTCTCGATCACCATCGTCTCAGCGATGCTGCTCTCGGTTCTGGTTGCGCTGATCCTGACACCGGCTCTCTGTGCCAGCCTCCTCAGGCCGGTCAGAGCGGATGGAAATCTTTACGGCACTGGTCCCCTCGGGCGCTTTTTCGCATGGTTCAACGGCAAGTTCAACCGCAACCGGGAGCGCTATGTCAAGGGAGCCCGTGTCATGACGGAAAGCGTCAACCGCTCGCTGCTGGGATTTATGCTGGTCGTGGTGCTGCTTGTCATCGTCCTCTTGCGCATCCCGACCGCTTTCCTGCCGGACGAAGATCAGGGGTTTCTCTTCGTCCAGCTTTCCACCCCATCCGGAGCGACCAAGGAGAGAACGCTCGAAAGCGTGAAGACAATGGAACGCTACCTTCTCAATCAGGAAAAAGAGAACATCGAAAGCGTCTTCAGCGTGACCGGTTTCAGTTTTGCGGGCCAGGGCCAGAACTCGGCCATGGGTTTCGTCCAGCTCAAGGACTGGTCCAGTCGAAAGAATAAGGGTCAGGATGTTGCATCGATCGCCGGAAGAATCATGGGCGCCATGTCGAGCGTGAAGGACGCCATGATCTTTGCGTTTTACCCTCCGGCCGTCATGGAACTCGGCAACGCCTCCGGTTTTGACCTTCAGCTTGTAGACCGGACAGGCAAAGGTCATGAGGCTCTCATGGCCGCCCGAAACCAACTGCTGGGAATGGCTGCGAAAAATCCCTCCCTGAGCGGCGTGCGTCCCAATGGACTTGAAGATGTGCCACAGTTCAAAATCGATATCGACCACGAAAAGGCAAGCGCCTTCGGGGTATCGATCGCCGACATCAACTCAACGCTGCAGACCGCCTGGGGTTCGAGCTACGTGAACGATTTTCTGCATGATGGCCGCATCAAGAAAGTGTTCATGCAGGGAGACGCGCCGTACCGCATGAACCCGTCGGACGTCGACATCTGGCACGTCCGGAACTCGAATGGTGACATGGTTCCCTTCTCATCGTTTTCCTCGGGTCGGTGGAGCTTCGGTTCGCCAAAACTCGAACGATTCAACGGCATATCATCGGTCAATATCCAGGGAGCCCCGGCGCCAGGCGTAAGCTCGGGCGATGCCATGGCCGTCATGGCGAAACTGGCAGGAACACTCCCCGAAGGTTTCGGTATCGAATGGACCGGCCTTTCCTACGAAGAACGTGCTGCCGGCCAGCAAACAGTGCTGCTCTACACGCTCTCCCTGCTTTTCGTCTTTCTTTGCCTGGCCGCCCTTTACGAAAGCTGGAGCGTACCGATCGCCGTCATGCTGGTAGTCCCGCTCGGTGTTCTGGGCACCGTTCTGGCGACATTTCTCTCAGGTCTTTCAAACGACGTCTACTTCAAGGTCGGCCTGTTGACAACCGTCGGTCTGACGGCGAAAAACGCCATCCTTATCGTGGAATTCGCCAAAACCCTCTACGAAAGCGGCATGAACCTGCAGGAAGCAGTCCTCTCTGCAGCAGGTCAGCGACTTCGACCGATCGTCATGACCTCCATGGCATTCATCCTCGGCGTCACACCGCTCGCCTTCTCCTCCGGAGCAGGATCGGCAAGCCAGCACGCCATCGGCATCGGCGTGATCGGAGGAATGTTGTCCGGTACGATACTGACGATCTTCTTTGTGCCTCTCTTCTTCATCCTCGTGCAATCCCGGTTTGCCCGAAAGACGGCAACCGACACTGCAGTAAACCAAAACGACAAGGGATCGAACCATGAACACTAA
- a CDS encoding TetR/AcrR family transcriptional regulator yields MSRPKKVTDSEILDAIERVVVKHGASHLSIDAVAQEAGISKSRVVYDYKSKTALLEALIDRQFERDTARIESALVECADTPHPELFARIKIAERALDDTERAVSMAITSSMSSEESLRQRMLKWIERDMNAMDSGAKPEAARMAYFAFIGFSCHEWFGLVDRSDEERLPFLEQIRKMYIGYPESQPTTTPNP; encoded by the coding sequence ATGTCAAGACCGAAAAAAGTCACCGACTCGGAAATACTGGACGCAATCGAACGGGTTGTTGTCAAGCATGGTGCGTCGCACCTCTCTATCGATGCCGTGGCCCAGGAGGCAGGAATCAGCAAATCGAGGGTGGTTTACGACTACAAATCCAAGACCGCCCTGCTCGAAGCTCTGATCGACCGGCAGTTTGAGCGCGATACGGCACGCATCGAATCAGCGCTCGTCGAGTGCGCCGACACCCCTCACCCCGAACTTTTCGCACGTATCAAAATTGCCGAGCGTGCCCTCGATGATACGGAACGCGCTGTCTCCATGGCCATCACATCGTCCATGTCGAGCGAAGAGTCGCTCAGGCAGCGGATGCTGAAGTGGATAGAGCGGGACATGAATGCCATGGATAGCGGAGCGAAGCCTGAAGCGGCCCGCATGGCCTATTTCGCCTTTATCGGATTCAGTTGCCACGAATGGTTCGGCCTCGTCGACAGAAGCGACGAGGAGCGTCTGCCCTTCCTGGAACAGATCCGAAAGATGTATATCGGTTATCCTGAAAGCCAACCGACAACCACACCAAACCCATAA
- a CDS encoding antitoxin MazE family protein → MGRVLEWVQKYREKLCMEGMRPTLIWVPDTRRSGFAEECRRQSLLVKHDPLEKELLTFLDEAGDREGWEA, encoded by the coding sequence ATGGGCAGAGTTCTTGAATGGGTGCAAAAGTACAGGGAGAAGTTATGCATGGAAGGAATGCGACCGACACTGATATGGGTTCCCGATACCCGTCGCTCCGGTTTTGCGGAAGAGTGCAGGCGGCAGTCTCTGCTGGTCAAACATGATCCCCTTGAAAAAGAACTACTTACGTTTCTTGATGAGGCCGGTGACCGCGAGGGTTGGGAAGCATGA
- a CDS encoding ATP-binding protein, with amino-acid sequence MLRFIDNDLRRWQESSRRKPLILRGARQVGKTWSLKEFGKNRFESLALVDLERNQPLRKLFDGDLKVTRICSDLEVILQQKITPGKTLLFFDEIQACPRAITALRYFYEEMPELHVVAAGSLLEFALEESSFPVGRVQFLNLYPLCFAEYLEAIGNGAAATAVLGNPAEISPAVHELLREELKRYFFIGGMPAAVKAYLENQSLRDAFEVQQEVAESYRMDFAKYTPMVDRFCLDSVFTSLSQHIGKQIKYARLGEGYSNPTLKKAFDALCFAQVARRIPSVDPSGLPLGATASAKSFKALMLDIGLMRYLSGMPNDIEYVKSDLLAIYRGAMAEQFIGQEMLVSQKGGLYYWDRQAKSSSAEVDYLAVLDGKIHPVEVKSGAAGSLRSLHLFLASYPECGKALVFSDRPYADLPEQKITFLPLYSAFAATTSGQ; translated from the coding sequence ATGCTTCGATTTATTGATAACGATCTTCGGCGCTGGCAGGAAAGTTCACGCCGCAAACCCCTCATCCTGCGGGGTGCTCGTCAGGTCGGGAAAACCTGGTCACTCAAAGAGTTTGGAAAAAACCGGTTTGAATCTCTTGCTCTCGTCGATCTTGAGCGAAATCAGCCCCTTCGCAAGCTCTTCGATGGCGACCTGAAGGTAACGCGCATCTGCTCTGATCTTGAAGTTATCCTTCAGCAAAAGATAACTCCGGGAAAAACGCTGCTCTTTTTTGATGAGATACAGGCCTGTCCTCGTGCCATAACAGCCCTGCGCTATTTTTATGAGGAGATGCCGGAGCTGCATGTCGTGGCCGCCGGTTCGCTCCTTGAATTTGCGCTTGAAGAGAGTTCTTTTCCTGTCGGCAGGGTGCAGTTTCTCAATCTCTACCCGCTTTGTTTTGCTGAATATCTGGAGGCAATCGGCAACGGCGCTGCGGCAACGGCTGTTCTGGGCAATCCGGCTGAAATATCACCCGCAGTGCATGAGCTGCTGCGCGAGGAGCTGAAACGTTATTTCTTTATTGGGGGAATGCCTGCGGCTGTCAAGGCATATCTTGAAAATCAATCATTGCGTGATGCCTTTGAGGTACAACAAGAGGTTGCCGAGTCATACAGGATGGACTTTGCCAAATATACTCCGATGGTTGACCGCTTCTGTCTCGATTCGGTCTTTACTTCCCTGTCGCAGCATATCGGAAAACAGATCAAATATGCACGCCTTGGTGAAGGGTACAGCAATCCGACACTGAAAAAAGCATTCGATGCCTTGTGCTTTGCTCAGGTAGCCCGAAGGATACCCTCGGTCGATCCATCAGGGCTTCCTTTAGGGGCAACTGCTTCAGCCAAATCATTCAAGGCGCTCATGCTCGATATTGGATTAATGCGCTACCTTTCCGGTATGCCGAACGATATTGAGTATGTAAAAAGTGATCTGCTTGCCATCTACCGGGGAGCCATGGCAGAACAGTTTATCGGGCAAGAGATGCTGGTTTCTCAAAAGGGTGGCCTGTATTACTGGGATCGGCAGGCTAAAAGCAGTTCGGCTGAAGTTGATTATCTGGCTGTTCTGGACGGCAAGATTCATCCGGTTGAGGTGAAAAGCGGGGCCGCCGGTAGCTTGAGGAGCCTGCATCTCTTTCTTGCTTCGTATCCGGAGTGTGGCAAAGCACTGGTCTTTTCCGATCGCCCATATGCAGATCTTCCAGAGCAAAAAATCACATTCCTGCCGCTTTACAGCGCCTTTGCTGCCACAACGTCAGGGCAATGA
- a CDS encoding DUF6577 family protein, with amino-acid sequence MLGFYRSFEPDIKDSTFAWRIHSLKAKNLLKPIRRGVYIFSAKPQFHPQVEPKLRAIARKLNKQFPVARHCVWSTRWLSEWMIHQPDRFLLLVEVEAVATESVFYFLKDEKYKNVYLNPDENTLERYINEERESIIVKPLITKAPLEKEEKVATPSLEKILVDIFVDRKLFSVFQGSELVQIFNTLNRMYALNITRMTAYAKRRGKMQELIDFMTKNTHVSAIPSK; translated from the coding sequence TTGCTCGGCTTTTACAGGTCGTTTGAGCCTGATATAAAAGATTCAACCTTTGCCTGGCGGATCCATTCGCTTAAAGCAAAGAACCTGCTTAAGCCCATAAGAAGAGGAGTTTACATCTTTTCAGCAAAGCCTCAGTTTCACCCGCAGGTAGAGCCAAAACTAAGAGCGATTGCCCGAAAACTCAATAAGCAATTTCCAGTCGCACGGCATTGTGTGTGGAGCACCCGATGGCTGAGCGAGTGGATGATTCACCAACCTGATAGATTTTTGCTGTTGGTTGAGGTTGAAGCTGTGGCAACGGAATCAGTTTTTTATTTTCTGAAGGATGAGAAATATAAAAACGTGTACTTAAACCCTGACGAAAACACCCTTGAGCGTTACATTAATGAAGAGAGGGAGTCAATCATTGTTAAACCTCTCATAACCAAAGCTCCCCTTGAAAAAGAAGAGAAAGTAGCTACACCCTCACTTGAAAAAATATTGGTAGACATTTTTGTTGATCGTAAACTATTCAGTGTTTTTCAAGGCAGTGAGCTGGTGCAAATATTCAACACACTCAATAGGATGTACGCCCTCAACATCACAAGAATGACGGCTTATGCCAAACGAAGGGGCAAAATGCAGGAGCTGATCGATTTTATGACAAAAAACACCCACGTCAGTGCGATACCGAGCAAATGA
- a CDS encoding ATP-binding protein, protein MIARHLMSTLQSRALEYPVVTLSGPRQSGKTTLCRTAFPEKPYSNLERPDIRNFAQHDPAGFLAQFPKGAVLDEVQRVPELLSWIQVRVDEHKTAGEFILTGSHQFELSRHISQSLAGRTALLKLLPLSVAELCDAGLPTGVDHLLFAGGYPRIHADHLDPAVMLGDYFATYVERDLRELIQLRSIRQFENFVRLCAGRVGQLLNLHSLAADAGVSSVTAKSWLTLLEASYIVFLLPPWFANVGKRLTKSPKLYFYDVGLASWLIGITQESHLQVHPLRGSLFENLVVLEMLKARINDGLAANLHFYRVSSGLEVDVLLEAGNMIRLFEIKSSQTINQESFIQLNKVAAIFGERVVKKVVLYAGHEQQKRSNAAVLSYLYAGEAATNEGTPGSAHETDKTEC, encoded by the coding sequence ATGATTGCGCGTCATCTCATGTCTACCCTGCAGAGTCGGGCCTTGGAATATCCTGTTGTAACGCTTTCCGGTCCAAGGCAATCAGGCAAAACCACTCTTTGCAGAACTGCTTTTCCAGAAAAACCGTACAGCAACCTTGAGAGGCCTGATATTCGTAATTTTGCACAGCATGATCCGGCAGGATTTTTGGCCCAGTTTCCAAAAGGTGCCGTTCTTGATGAAGTGCAGCGTGTTCCTGAGTTGCTTTCATGGATTCAGGTTCGAGTTGATGAACACAAAACTGCCGGTGAGTTTATTCTGACCGGAAGCCATCAATTTGAATTGAGCCGCCATATCAGTCAGTCACTTGCCGGAAGAACTGCGCTTTTGAAGCTGTTGCCGTTATCTGTTGCTGAACTGTGTGATGCAGGGCTACCTACTGGCGTCGATCATCTCCTGTTCGCTGGTGGCTATCCGCGTATTCATGCAGATCACCTTGATCCGGCAGTCATGCTCGGAGATTATTTTGCAACCTATGTTGAACGCGATTTGCGGGAGTTGATACAATTACGCTCGATCCGGCAATTTGAAAACTTTGTCCGCCTGTGCGCAGGAAGAGTGGGACAACTGCTCAACCTGCACTCTCTTGCTGCTGATGCCGGGGTTTCAAGTGTGACAGCAAAAAGCTGGCTTACCCTGCTTGAGGCCTCTTATATTGTTTTTTTACTTCCCCCGTGGTTTGCCAATGTCGGAAAACGATTGACAAAGTCACCAAAACTCTATTTTTACGATGTGGGTTTGGCTTCCTGGCTGATCGGAATAACGCAGGAGTCACATCTGCAAGTTCATCCTTTGCGAGGATCGCTGTTTGAAAATCTGGTTGTTCTTGAAATGCTCAAGGCTCGCATCAATGATGGCCTGGCAGCAAACCTTCATTTTTATCGCGTCAGCAGTGGACTGGAAGTTGATGTTCTGCTGGAAGCGGGTAATATGATAAGGCTCTTCGAAATCAAGTCATCGCAGACGATTAATCAGGAGAGTTTCATACAACTCAATAAAGTTGCGGCTATTTTTGGTGAACGTGTCGTGAAAAAAGTGGTGCTCTATGCTGGTCATGAACAACAAAAACGCAGTAATGCCGCAGTGTTAAGTTATCTGTATGCCGGTGAAGCCGCAACCAACGAAGGCACCCCGGGGTCTGCTCACGAAACGGACAAAACAGAATGCTGA
- a CDS encoding efflux transporter outer membrane subunit, with protein MNTKLLLPLCLAATTLTACSLEPAYVRPTAPVTTQWPVASGIGTTTSTAPDSGGQPRTTDIGWRSMFRSPKLQSLIEESLANNRDLRIATLNIEVARNTWRIQRSDLLPSINASGSFTRQELSKSTSGTGNKEITSTYTANIGTTAYELDLFGRVRSLSNRAINQYLATEEGRKAAQTSLIAEVANAYLTYLADVELLRLTESTLRTRQDAYDLIKRSYDLGAKSRLDVAQSATLAESARASRAQYQRQVEQDKNALTLLVGKEIDPKLLEPQRLTDVQVLDTLPAGIPSVVLLDRPDVRQAEYALKAENANIGAARALFFPSISLTGSTGFASASLSDLFVTRSSGIWSFAPQITLPIFQSGRLRANLKLAETNRDIAVAKYEKAIQTAFREVSDALVARATYTEQLHAQRALVTESDQARTITKARYDHGIDSYFALLDAQRSLFEAQQNEILIHQQTLANLIDLYKALGGGWQ; from the coding sequence ATGAACACTAAGCTGCTGCTTCCTTTATGCCTGGCAGCAACCACCCTGACGGCCTGTTCGCTTGAGCCTGCTTATGTACGCCCAACGGCACCCGTCACCACGCAGTGGCCGGTGGCTTCCGGAATCGGGACAACGACCTCCACGGCACCGGACTCCGGAGGACAGCCGCGTACCACCGATATCGGATGGCGGAGCATGTTCAGGTCGCCAAAACTGCAAAGCCTTATCGAAGAATCACTTGCCAACAACCGCGACCTGAGGATAGCCACCCTCAACATCGAGGTAGCCCGCAACACCTGGCGCATCCAGCGTTCGGATCTCCTTCCATCGATTAACGCCTCGGGAAGCTTCACACGCCAGGAGTTATCAAAAAGCACGAGCGGCACCGGAAATAAGGAAATCACCTCGACATATACCGCAAACATCGGCACGACGGCATATGAACTGGACCTTTTCGGCCGTGTACGCAGCCTCAGTAATCGCGCCATAAACCAGTATCTTGCTACCGAAGAGGGCCGCAAAGCCGCCCAGACAAGCCTGATCGCTGAAGTCGCCAACGCCTATCTCACCTACCTTGCCGATGTCGAACTGCTCCGATTGACCGAAAGCACGCTCAGGACAAGGCAGGATGCGTACGATCTCATCAAACGCAGCTACGATTTAGGGGCAAAGTCCCGACTCGATGTAGCACAGTCCGCAACACTGGCAGAATCGGCCCGAGCAAGCCGTGCGCAATATCAACGTCAGGTGGAACAGGACAAGAACGCCCTGACCCTGCTGGTCGGAAAGGAGATAGATCCGAAGCTCCTTGAACCCCAGCGCCTGACCGATGTCCAGGTGCTGGACACGCTCCCCGCAGGCATTCCCTCCGTCGTCCTGCTCGATCGACCGGACGTACGGCAGGCGGAATACGCACTGAAGGCAGAAAACGCCAACATCGGAGCAGCACGGGCTTTATTCTTCCCCAGCATAAGTCTTACCGGCTCAACCGGGTTCGCCAGCGCCAGCCTGTCGGATCTGTTCGTGACCCGATCAAGCGGTATTTGGAGCTTCGCCCCGCAGATAACGCTCCCGATCTTCCAGAGCGGCCGTTTGCGCGCCAACCTCAAACTGGCTGAAACCAACCGGGATATTGCCGTCGCCAAATACGAAAAAGCTATACAGACCGCATTCCGGGAGGTCTCCGACGCACTGGTCGCCCGAGCGACCTACACCGAACAGTTGCATGCCCAGCGAGCTCTGGTCACAGAGAGCGATCAAGCCCGGACCATCACGAAAGCGCGTTACGACCATGGCATCGACAGCTATTTCGCGCTGCTTGACGCCCAACGCTCCCTTTTCGAGGCTCAGCAGAACGAAATTCTGATCCATCAGCAGACTCTTGCCAACCTGATCGACCTGTACAAAGCCCTCGGAGGCGGGTGGCAATGA